atcagcctatatttatgtccactgtaggacgaaggcctctccctgcgatctccaattacccctgtcttgcgctattgCGTTTTGACACCGTCGAAACAAGTtttgtatgaggcgtgtactgcagcggcgactcctctttcgcgcttccctaagaacactcagcgccatctagtgggGCCACGCCGAAGCCGCCGCGTGATCTCCGAAGtggatggcgcgccggtgcgtgctaACGCCGAGAAACGTGTATGCTGGAACCGCATGGCGCGTTTTTCACGAGCGAGAGTGCGACACTCGGAAAACGCCCGCGCTTCCGCTAAATAACGCGATGGCACCCGCACAGAATAGAAACGCGTCGCGGACACGCCTACATCTAAATGCTTGATCGCGCTTCAGATCGCATATCCAACCGGACATGGAGCTGTTCGACTTGAGGGATGGGCGCCTCAGTTAAAGTAGCCTTGTATGATGAGTGCTTGGGGTATTTATAACCCCAACCTAGTGCACTGTCAATTTCGGCCACCGCttttaatgcgaaatcattatatggttcatgaagcggaaaatccggcggcggccccggagatggtacaaaaagtcacgtgagtgagtgagtgagtgagtgagtgagtgagtgagtgagtgagtgagtgagtgagtgagtgagtgagtgagtgagcatACCTTTATTAGGGTCCAGTGCAGACACGGAGGTtgccccgcgccacccggctactCCCACGTGGTCACAACCGAGTAACGGGAAGCGCGCGCCGCATGGGCGCTGGGTTCCTTGAAgcatcaccagatggcgctcacctccgcgcaTCCTCAGGAAGATGGgtaaaaataaatgggcggctaaagtgcacaagtatctctacatgaaaagcgtggacacagaatggaggaaaaggtcaaggaagttggcaaccaagtacaggataatcgaaactgtaaatagacaaccaggggtcatcagaaagaaagtgagagaaatagagaccgtgaattggatgcaaagaatggaaacaaaaaggacaatggagatttacaagaatgagaagaaagaaattagaagggaaaatcttgtacgataccacaaagggcagtgccttgctatttgaggctcgagccggttgcctaaggacgaaaacatatcggaacaaatattcggaactagatgagacatgtgtatgctgcagtaaagatccagagaccactcagcacatcctaatggaatgcgacgggatccacccagcgagaaccgtaggtaacgtgcaactcccagaagcgcttagggtttaaagtggaaggaaacataaacagatcagccgtagagatcagcaagagacgattagagtactggtggaaaaaaagcaggcaaaAGATGGATAcggcctgatctcttaaaatcataggcagcggtacaaggtaaatttttgaaaaagaaagataatgagaggtatacaaaaatgctagataaagaacatgtatagtatacttgattaaatcaagcagactaggtgactatttgtcgccgccccgtttcaatggggatgacaataaatcatcaccatcatcatcatcatcgcggcaGGCGCCGGCCGTGCTTGGCAAAAAAGAAccacaaagctcgccttcgtgcatatcattcgccgcaagcatttcccagtaaatattacggttgcataagctgcaggtTGCCGGGAAGCGGCCACTGTATTGCCGGTCTATATACAGCGACGCGCGTCGCGGCGCTGCCAGTCAGTGGGGTGATTTTTGGCTTGGTTCCAGGAACCAGCGGGATGGCTGAGTCATTCAACGATTGGCTAACAGAGCTCAGGATTCTAGCAAGGCAATGCGAATTTGGAGAGCTTGAGGACAGGATCATATACGCAGTCGGGATAATCCTTGGGATTATTCGACTGCAAGCAGAACTGCATCAGGAGACTTATCGAGGAAAATCCACCCTATGCTAATACGGTTGAGATTTGTCGAAAGCTTCGTAAGCACGCATCACATAACAGCCAATCACCTTTGCTCATTTCTGTGACGTCACGATTGAGGCGAACAATTTTCAATATCGGCGTGTCTCTATAGAGAACTATTTTTTGTAGCGCGGAAGCACAgaaggcccgtgcagtgcttatTTGTGGTTTGAGGTAACACTGGATTTCTATCCTGTCATGGACTGTAGAGGAAAAAATAAAACCAagtttcccttttctttttctttttgaaattaGCGCCAAAACTTGAGCACCGGTATACCTCGGTGTGACGTTACGAATTTTAATGTATTTCCACGAAGTTCTGTCATGTTAGTTCTGGAAAAGTCGTAACTTGCTGAGCTTCTCTGGTTATCTTAGAGTGTGCTGTATTCCTTCAATACTCGCAGACAATTCAACAGATCCTGGTATATACGCTGCTCACAATCAGTGAAGTCACGGTCAGATTGTGTGGACATGCCGGCGCTTCCCCATACGTCTTTCGTTTGTTGTTTGGCTCCCGGCTTACCAAGCTTCATCTCACGGTATGTAATAGAGGCCAATTTGCTAATGAAGAAACATCGTTTACTAAAACAGCTCATAGAGCTTATAGCATCCCTAAGCTTGATGAAGGCACTTTCGTTGAACGCAAGACATGCCAGATTTAACTCCAGACGGCTTGCATTATGAGAACATTGAGTTTGAGCTGGAACATCGTGCGAGTTGCTTTCTGCAGACATGGCGATGCCAAAATGTAGGCCCGAAGTGATAGTGATGTCCGGCGCTCTTTGCCGATAGAAGGACATTTCCGCGCTCTTACATCGACTGCTTGCTTATACGGGTCGTGAAAGGCCCATAACGATTTCCGCGGCAAACCAATATAAGGTCGCCTATCGGTAGCTATACTCACGCTATCTAATCGCAGTGCCTACAGAGCTTTCCGGCGTATGGGAGAAACTCCTCCGCTATCGGACCTTTCCATTTCTATCTTATCGAAGCCGAGAACAATGAGCGGTGACAAACGTAGGTGTCGTGTCCCGCCGGCGAAGTTGCAGACAATACAGGCGAGGCTGGGGCATCGTCTTGTTCCATTGGGACTATCAACGAGCCTCAACAATGTACCACTCGTTTGCCTTATGTATTCtctttattcccccccccccccccccccaattgttGTCGCGTCTGCTCTCTGATAGTAGGGCTTCTTATCTATTTCTTGAAGAAGCCACGACGTCACGAAGCTTTCACTTATTCCTCCTCCTAGCTGAGGGTCTACATTAGTTCTCGCAACAGGACAGCTGTGGATTTCTACTCCCCCTCCCTCTTTTCTCTAGATAAACATATGCTGCACACAATTACAGTGACATGGATCACTGACGTTGCTTAGGCCGCGAAGCCAACGAAAAGGCCGCCTATCGCACTTCCCTCGAACGCCGGTacagcagcgaaagcacagcacgTGTCGGGGTGTAGACGCACGCTATGGCTACTCCAGCGAGTCGTTCCTCCACGATGTACGGGCTACTCCTGCTCGGTGTCATCGCCACTTGCCACGTGCCTCCGGTGACTGCCGCCGAAAAGCCACCGGGCCAGGGTGAGTACGGTGCAGACTTACAAAACTCGATCAAAacggaaagttgggcgagttggtagttCGTCATGTAACTCGACGTAACATCATGTTGAGCAAGTTGGTGGTACATTCTTCCGAACGGTGCGAAAAAGGCGTGGAAGAGAAAGCATCCCTTGCGTGTGAACTTTTCTTGTGTAAGCTTTCTTTTGGCTGCTAGAAACAGTGGGGCTGCGTTGTGGGACTGCTGTCACAATTCAGTGCCGCGTGAATCGTCGAGGCCAGCTTTTTTCTCCCCTTTATTGTTTGTTCTTCTGTGCTCGGAAACGAAGAAAAGGCGAAAGTGCTTCGATATAGGCAAAATCTGGCGTCTTTGCGCAGTTAGAACATATCCTCCAACGTTCCCGTGCCGGACAAGACTGCGCAGGACTTGCGTTATAaagacagtcacttaagtatccttccGTGGTTTGAATGCGAAAGTATTGACTACTCTAATTAATTAGTTACGTCCATGATACATGTACGTGTCCACAACtgtaccttaatccaccttgctataatttgtaccaaccttaatccactttattaaccttcattcactttaattcaccttaattcactttactccaccttgaGTAACCTTACTCTAACTATTGTTCTTACATAATTCTGTATTACTGACGTCaaacaagacgctgatgacgtcactgatgatgatgacatttggCACAACTCGTTGCCTaaaacgccggattttctgcctcaaGCGACATATACTTCCGCACTAATAAACAGCCAAAGTTTCGAATGCCCTTCACGCTGCTGCTCGCTGCATCAATTCTTGAAAGCAGCGTTATAACGTCATATATAATCCGACTCGCAGCTTATCTTTCACGTTTCCCTGCAAACCAATAGaagaatgaagaaataaatacaCGCAGTGCTAGTCTTACTTCTAGCAAGGCTACCCGCTTCATTTTTTCGTCTATAATTCTACGCTTTCTTGCAGGTCTGCAATGCGATGGATGCGTGGCGATCCTGCAAGGCAAGTTCCACAGTCGGCCTTCATTTCGGCGTTGTGACCATAGCAATTTTTATCGAAGAAACAACAAAATGAGGGGAAAGTAGTCTCGGATAGTTATTATAGGTggtctcattcattcattcattcattcatgcattcattcattctatttactaaccattaaaaaaaaaaaaaaaaaacagggaaggcAACTTATAGGCCACTGTTTGCGGCTCCCTGCAGTGAGGACATGACTTATTTCACAGCACAGCGCTACCAGGTaactgaaaaaaaataaacaatttcCATCATTGAGGACTTATCTTAATTGTAACCAAACAATAACAGTCCCCTGTCAGCGTGCACTTCCTTTCATTAACACTGCGCACCCGGTAATTCCAGGTCACGAATCACATGCGCGTGTCAGCGTGACGTAACGTTCTTGGCAAGAAAATAGTGAGTGAAGGGTGTTGGAGAAAAGAAACGCACGCATGATACACCCAACCAAAGGGTGTAATACTTTTCGAGTGTGTGAAGGGACACGCCCGTTAGCTGAACTTACGATTTCTCATTTTTGTTTCGAGAAATCAGAAAACATGTgcgcggaatggacaccacaaaGAAGTAGACAGAATTCGTATTTTCGATGGATTCGTTACGACTTTTAGACTTTCTTAGGATTATGGGATACCGTAGTTCTTGCGACACCACTATCACTTCTATAGTGGGCATCTTCTTTTTACTTTATTTGCACACTGCTGTTGATTAAATGACTTGTTGAGGTATTCGACAAAGGTTATTAATGGGAAAATAGAGTCTCGACCACCAGGAGAAAACACTGGGAAGAGTGAAATGTTACCAACCTTCCGAGGATAGTCCTGCTGGATACATTACATTCCTAATCGAATTTCACCACTCGATAATGCAAATGCAGATTCGCGCCACGAAATGTGTTGTTTGTCACTTAAAGGACATTAAAGGGCTACACTAAACTAGTTCAGAATCGTTCAACGTTCTTTCTTGAAGTTGTTTTCATATATTTAGGCCGGAAACGCTCGGTTATGCGAAGAAAATGAAGACCAAAGTTTGCTGGTTTGAATTTTGCGGGTGAACCGAAGCGGCGGTACCATAGAGTTTCAAACAACAATTATTGTATGAACTCTATGGCCGGTAGGTCAGTCTTACGCCATTGATTTAAAAAGTAATTTCTCGTATTTCGCCTGTTTCTGCGCAGAGAAAGTTCCTAAAACTCCCAGGTTGAGTATTtggttcctttagaatgcaatgtaatcATTTTCTTTATCGACAAAATGTTGATTAGTCACGAGCACTGAGTTATCCCGAGCACACGCTGGCCAAAGTCATGACGTCACGATCAGTTAATGCGGGAACTTCAAGATGGCGTTACCACCCATATCTCGTCCGGCCTTTAAGAGGCCGAAAATTGAGGCGCGAAAGAACACCGTTTCAGTAATACCGCTAtgaaggaaaaataaagaaaaagaagcttcAATTAGAAATTCGCAGACAATCGGGAAAATCTTTTCGACCTCTGGTAATGAAGTTCTCGCTCCGCGCTCATCCGCGCATGTGCAGAGCTGCACCCCAAGCTGTCGGCGAGCCAAGGTCGCAAGCGACTAGTGGAAGGCGCGCTGAACAACTTGTGCAACGCGGATAACTTCGTCGTCTACAGGCACAGCCCTCCGAAGATGCTCAAGGCCTGCAACTTTATCCTCGGTGAGTGAATCAAATGTGCAGACGGAGACAGTCGCTTGTAGCGACGGAGCAGTGACGTCATACAAGCGGGCTGAAGCCCGCTTCACGTAAAACTCAAATAGCAACTGTCAAAACTGAAAACACCAACAGCGCGATACAATTTTTCTGCTAGTTTGTTGGCCCCCCAGCTTTCGGGCCACATTGAGTTGTCATGGCTACATTGCATGTCGGGCGTCACTGGGACGAGTTTCAGTGTTGagggagagagataaatgagaggGATAAATGAGAAGgccgggcccaactccgatgccgcctgttcaaatacatgtaaaacgcagaatcgatcttctgagataaccactgggtcGATTATAATGAAacgtgttgcatttgagagaaaacgCTAAATTAAACTGTTGGAAGCGATATTTTGAGTAAgggcctgaattttttttaaaggaaatttCGAAAAATGGTATGTTTGAAAGAAATAGAAGCAAACAATTTACAAATGAATAGCTCTGCactaagaacagatatcgcagttctgtaaactgcatctgtcaGAACATCCAAAGTGGGCAAATTTTATATACCTATTTATATCTTGCGTGAATTCGGTACATTGTGTACAAGGGTTTTACAAtagtcctactcacatattagtggtataCTTGAGAGCCATGTgcaatacatcaattttgtccgctttagatttaCTATTATATACAATTTACAGAATCCTGATATCatatttttattgctgagtt
This region of Dermacentor silvarum isolate Dsil-2018 chromosome 5, BIME_Dsil_1.4, whole genome shotgun sequence genomic DNA includes:
- the LOC119452857 gene encoding uncharacterized protein LOC119452857, yielding MATPASRSSTMYGLLLLGVIATCHVPPVTAAEKPPGQGLQCDGCVAILQELHPKLSASQGRKRLVEGALNNLCNADNFVVYRHSPPKMLKACNFILDNYRDELTSSLHNFYKKYKVKDNLKLQAEFCDETIKVCPPGMRDTDIRMNPVGMSIDEANEKLAEGFEFQQEKVIEVDNKQDEL